Genomic DNA from Pseudomonas fluorescens:
AGTAGGTGGGGTCGCTGCCGAAGGCTTCGTCGTAGAAGGGCATATGCCGCGCTTGCATGATCTTCTCCACGTCCAGTGCGGCGCTGTCCAATGCGACGGTGCCGAGCCACGGTTTGACGCCTTGTGCGGCTGCCAACGAGGGGGAGGCCGCCAGGAGCGCGACCAGATGCGCGCCGGCCGAATGGCCCATGACGATCACATGGTTCGCCGAGCCGCCCCAACTCGCGGCGTTGGCTTGCGTCATGGCTAGCGCCTTTGCCACTTCCTGGGCTTGTTGCAGGGGCTTGGTGTCCGGCAGCAGCGGGTAATTGGCGGAGACGAAGATAAAACCCTTTGCCACCCAGCGGCTGACCTTATTGCTCACCACTTGCTGGGCGTCTTTGTCGCCGGTTCGCCAGGCGCCGCCATGTACCATAAAAATGATCGGGGCATTGCTGGGCTTGGGGGGCAAGTAGACATCCAGGCGTTCCCGGTTGTTGGGGCCGTAGGGGAGATCTTTTAGTCGCGTAGCGCCGGCGGGGAGTTTCAGTGGGGCGCTGTCTTGCTGGCGTTCGGCGCGGCGCTCTTTGATGGCTTCCATCAAAGGACCAGCAAGGGCGATTTGCGACAGCAAGAGAAGGGCGCAGACGCGAAGGATTAATGACATACAAGGCTCCGAGTGGATAGGGCAGTGCTTATACGCTGTGGCCCACTTAACCCTGCGAATAATCACCAGCATTTGCGCTGGCCCGCTAAGCGCTACTCCAGAAAACAACGATCAAAAAGATAAACGTTGGCCGGCTTGAGGTTTTCCACCGTGCGTTGCGGGCGGCCGCCGTCGCCGCTTTTCTTGCGGCCAGTCTCCTGTAGGTAGCCCGCCTCGGTCATCTTCAGTAAACGCTGGCGCATGCTGGTCTTGAGCACCGGGCGATCGAGCACCACGGAGAAAATGCTCACCGCTTCCGGCGCGCTGAATTCCGGGCCCAGGAACATCAGCGGCAGGCTGCTGTAGAGGGCTTTGGACAGCAACCGCTCCTGGACGGCGGCCACCAGGCTGTTGTGATCGAAAGGGAGTTTGATCGAGGCGTCGGCGACATCCTTGAGAGGGAAAAAACCCTGGTGTTCGGCAAGCTGGACCGCCTCGCTGACAATCGCCAGGTAGAACGTTGACGATGACCAGCAGCGCGGGTCGCGGAACGCGTCGCCGACGGTGCCGACCTGTTCGATCCAGGCCAGCGGCATGCCCACTTTGCTTGAGCTTCGCAGGCGCTCCACGGCGTCGTTCAGCGTGAGATCTTCGACGTCACCATTGACCACGATCCCGGGCAGCGCCCAGTGACCGGCGAACGGCTCGGCTTCCCGGCGGTTCAAGAGGATTTCCAGCGCCTGGGTCTCCCGGCACAACCGCAGCACACAGAGGTCGATGGTGTGCAGATAGTCGCGCGCGGGGGCTGTGCTAGTGGGCATGTCGATTTCCGTGGGTCGCATAAAGGTCATAGTTTAACGGGTTCATGCCGGGAGCCATCCAGTCGGAGGGAAGCGGCTCGCCCAACGCCAGTCGTTCGCGAACCACCGTGCTGCGTACGTGGATCTTTTCCTCCACGCAAAGAATGGAAAAACGCTCCAGCAATTCCTGGCCGCGATAGAAGGTCGGCAGCCGATCCGCCACATCCCGGCCCACCACCAATGCAATCCGCTTGCCGTCCAGGGCCAGGCTGTCGGCGAGGTGGGCGAGCAGGGTGTAGCTGTAGATTGCGCCTTCAACGCCACGGGCCACGACCTGTTCCACCCGGCTTGCACGCACTTCGGCGCAGCACAGTGGCTGCACCTTTTCGACGATCGATTCCAGCCAGTTCAGGCGAACGTCATAGTCGACCATTTGTTTGCCGTAAGGATGCCGGAAGCTGGGGACCACCAGCACGCGTCTGGCCAGGCGTGAGGCCTCGATCATTACCTGGGCGTGACCGGCGTGCGGAGGATTGAAGGCGCCGCCATAAAGGGCAATCTCGAACATGGCACATTCTCTTTTGGTACATGACGTGTACTATATCAGCAAAATCTTTTTAGTGAAAACATGATTTGTGCTGAGCCATAGCCATTGTTAAGGAGAGTTCGTCAAAAATATTTTCTGTGAATGGCTTGTTATGAAAGTACACCTTATGTACTCTCGTCGCCATGAAGAGGAGAAACCCAGCATGAACAGCCTGACCCGGAAAACCGCTTCCTTCGATGTCGATGCGCAAAAGAGCTTTACGCCGCTATGCCCCGATGAGCTTCCGGTGCCGGGCGGTGACCAGATTGCCGGTGAGCTGAACTTCATCGCATCCCTGGCCAGCCTCCGCATCGGCAGCAAGGACGCCCATTCGCCCCTGGCGCCGTGGATGGTCGCCGATCACGCACAGATGTTCGTGCCGACCGGGCTCGAGCATGCCGATATCACCTGGGTCAGCCACTGCGTTCCCGGCACCGAAGGTTTCGCCCTGCTGGATCAACTGCCGAGCCCCTATGACTACGACTATTTCGTCTGGAAGGGTGTCGAGCCGGATTTGCACCCCTACGGCGCGTGCTACCACGACCTGCACGGCAAGCTGTCCACCGGGGTGATCGAGTACCTGAACGGCCTGGGTGTGCAGCAGGTGATTGTTGGCGGGCTGGCGTTGGATTTCTGCGTCAAGACCACCGCTCTGCAACTGGCCGCCGCTGGCTTCGAGGTGATCATTCACCTCCCGGCCTGCCGGGCCATCAGTGAGGAGGGGGCCATCCAGGCCATCCAAGACATGCAGCAAGCGGGGATTTCGGTGGCCTTGACCCGCGAAGAAACCATCCGCCTGGCAAACGCATAAGGAAGAGCCATGGACAGCGCATTCGATTCAAACAGCGGCACCATCCAGAGTCTTCTGGATACCGACTACTACACCTTCACCATGATGCAGGCGGTCTTGCACCAGCACCCGAATGTCGAGGTGGAATACCAATTCATCGTCCGCTCCAAGGAGCGCCTCGGTCACCTGATCCCGGACATTCGCGTGGAGTTGGAGAAGCTCGCCGGGCTGCAGCTGCGTGAGGGAGAGCAGCGGTTTCTGTTCAACAAGCGTTTTCGTGAGTACCTGACATCGGACTTCGAACAGTTTCTCGGCCTGTTTCGCTTCAATTTGCGCTACATACACGTTTCGGAAGTCGACGGCCAACTGCACATCCGCGTCCGGGGGCCGATGCTGCACTGCATCATGTTCGAGCAACCGGTATTGGCGATGGTCAGCGAACTGCGCAACCGCGAGAAATACCCCGAGGTCGAGTTGGCCGACGTCACCCGCAAGCTGTACCAGAAGTTCGAATGGCTGGAGAAAAACGCCAGCCGTGAAGAACTCGCCGAGTTTCGCGTTTCAGACTTCTCCACCCGGCGGCGGCTGTCGTTCAGGGCCCAGCGTGAAGTGGTGAATATTATGCGCAGCGATTTTCCTGGGGTCTTTGTCGGCACCAGTAACGCTCACTTGGCCTACGAGTTCGATCTCCCGCTGATTGGCACAATGGCTCACCAATGGCTGATGGTGCACCAGCAACTCGGGCGCTTGCGCGAGAGCCAGAACGCGGCGTTGGAAAACTGGGTGCACGAGTATCGCGGCCGGCTCGGCATCGCGCTCACGGACTGCATCAGCACCGACTTCTTCCTCAAGGATTTCGACCTGTACTTTGCCAAGCTCTATGACGGCCTGCGCCAGGATTCCGGTGACCCGATCGTCTGGGCGGACAAGGTGCTCAAGCGTTACCAGGAACTGGGCGTCGATCCGCGCACCAAGGACCTGATGTTTTCCGACGGCCTCAATTTCGAAAAATGCCTGCCGATCCTGCGCCATGTTCGCGGCAAGGCCAGATTCGGTTTTGGCATGGGCACCAGCCTGGCCTGCGATGTCGATGGCGTCGAACCGCTGAGCATCGTCATGAAACTGGTGCGGGTCCACGGCGAGCCGGTCGTGAAGTTCTCCGACGACCCGATCAAGAACGTCTGCGAGGATGCCTCGTTTCTGCGGTACGCCGCCCAAGTGTTCAACGTCGCCCTGATCAATCCACAGCTGGGAGCCTGATATGACTACGCTTGTGCAAGAACGCATTGCCCGGGAACTGGGCATCGACCGTCAACTCACACGGGGTGGCGAAGCAACCGAGATTGCCCGCCGCATCGAATTCATCAAGCAGATCTTGCGCGAGTCCGGTTGCAAGTCCCTGGTCCTGGGGATCAGTGGCGGCGTCGACTCTCTCACCGCCGGCCGCCTATGCCAGTTGGCCGTGGAGCAATTGCGAGAGGAAGACTACGAGGCGCGTTTTATCGCAGTCCGGTTGCCCTACAAGGCCCAGGCCGATGAGCAAGACGCCCAGGCGTGCCTGGACTTCATCCGGCCGGACGTGATCACCACCAGCAACATCGCCGCTTGCGTTGACGGGTTGATGGGCAGTATCGCCATCGATGGCTTGCAGCCTTCGGCCGAACTCACCGACTTTGCCAAAGGCAACGCCAAGGCCCGGGCACGGATGCTGGCGCAATACGCCATTGCCAATCTGAGCAATGGGTTGGTGGTTGGCACCGATCATGGGGCGGAGGCGGTGATGGGGTTTTTCACCAAGTTTGGCGACGGCGCGTGCGACCTGGCCCCGTTGTCCGGGTTGACGAAGACTCAGGTGAGATTGTTGGCCGATACGCTGGGCGCCCCCGCCAACCTGGTGCGCAAGGCACCGACCGCCGATTTGGAAGACCTGGCACCCGGTAAGCTCGATGAAGTGGCGTATGGCTGCAGCTACGAGGAAATCGATGGGTACCTGATGGGCGAAGTGGTATCGCCGCAGGCGCGACAGATCATTGAACGCGCCTACCTCAAGACGGCCCACAAACGCGCATTGCCCCGCGTCCCGCCTACCCGGTTGTGAATGAGCCTCAGATCTTGAAGGTGTTGACCATTTGTTGCAGGCGGCGTGACTGGTTTTCCAGTTCTGTGCAGGCCTGCAAGGTGGATTGCAAATTGCCGACCATTTCCTGGTTCAGGTCATTGATGTGGCTGATGTCGCGATCCAGATTGTCCACCACCGAGGTTTGTTCTTCGGTGGCGGTGGCTACCGACAGGTTGATCTCGTCGATTTCGCCGATGCCCATCAGCACGCGATTGAGTCGCTCGCCTGCGAGCCTGGCGGTAGTGACGTTGTCGTCGCTGTGACGCTGGCTTTCGAGCATGGCGCTTACGGCGCTGCCGGCACCTGCTTGCAGTTCCTCGATCATGCTGTGGATTTCCTGAGCGGACTGTTGGGTGCGATGGGCGAGCGTACGGACTTCGTCCGAGACCACTGCAAAACCGCGCCCGGCATCTCCGGCGCGGGCGGCCTCGATGGCAGCGTTAAGGGCCAGCAAGTTGGTCTGGTCGGAAATGCCTTTGATGACGTCGAGAATACGTCCGATCTTCAGCGTTTTCTCATTCAGGCTTTCGATGTCCTGGCGGGTATTGACCACCTGCGACGAGAGTTGCGACATGGCGCTGATACTGCGCTGCACCACCGACTGGCCTTCCTGGGTCTGATCCCTGGTATCAGAGGCGCGGCTTGAAGCATGAGCGGCGCTGCGAGCGATTTCCTGGGCTGCGGCCCCAAGCTCATTGATAGCCGTGGCGACGTTATGGGTCAGCGCCGCTTGGGTGTCAGAGCTTTTCAGGGATGCGTTTGACGCCTGGCTGACCTGTGCCGCCAATTGGGTGAGCTGGACACTGGACGCCAGGACTTCCCGGATCGACTGCTGGATACGTTCGACGAAGCGGTTGAACCCCCCGGCCATCATGCCGAACTCGTCCCGGGAGAGGCTGTGCAGGCGCTGGGTCAGGTCGCCTTCGCCATCGGCTATGGATTGCATGGCCGAGCCCATGCTGCGTAATGGTCGCATCAGGGCATTGATCAACAGGCCGAGCAAACCGACGGTCACCAGCATGGCGATCAATGTGGCGACCAACGCCGAAGCGCGAAACGCGTGGAGTACGGCGTAGGCCTTGTCTTTATCCACTGAAAGTCCGATGGACCAATGCAGCGAGGGTAGGCCGTTGATGGGTGTAAAAGTGACGATCCGCGTTCGGCCGTTTTCCTGCACTTCATTCAAGGCGCTGTTGATGCTCGGCGGGCCTTCGGGGAACGCTTGGGCGAGTGTCTTGGTCACTCGTGTGTTGTCCGGGTGCACCAGGATCTTGCCGTCGTCGCTGACCAGGAAGGCGTAGCCTATGCCGTTGAGGTCCACGGCATTGATGATTTTGGCGAGTTGCTCCAGGCTCAGGCTCGCGCCCAGCACACCCACGGCCTTGCCATCGACCTTGATCGGCGCCGCTTGGGTCATGATCAGGTAATCAATACCGGCACCGATGTAGGGTTCGGTCAGCACGGGTTCAAGGCTGCGAGCCGCGTCTTTGTACCAGGCGCGCTGGCGAACATCATACCCGTCGGGCATTACCCGCTCGGGATGGATAAAGAAACGACTGTCTTCAAGGCCGACGTAGCTGGCGATGAAGGTCTTTGTAATGATGTCCTGGGAGAGAATTGCGCCGATGGTCTGCGGGGTGGGATCGGCGGCGATGGTTTCGGCGGCACCTTCGATCAATAGGATGCGGCCGGCCAGCCAGCTGTCGAGGTTCGCGCCCAGCAACTGGCCGGTGGCCTGTAGGTTGCGGTGCAATGCTTCGCGGGTGCTGGCTTGCTGGCGATGGTCGTTGAACAACGAGAAAGACAGGAATACCGCCATCACGATGACGCAGGCACCCAGAAGAATCTTGTGGCCGAATTTCAGATTGATGCCCATGAGGAATTCTCGTCCGGTTTCTTTTTTATTGATGGAATCCCCGCAGGCTCAGGGCTGGTCGAAGATTTAATGAGCGGACAGATTTTGTCGAACTAGAAAAAACGATGGGCCATCGTGAGTTTTCTTGTGAGCCTGAAAGAGGTGCGAATGGAGTTTTCAAAGGGGACCTCGGGTCCCGAACGGAGTGGTCAAATGACACAGGCAATCGGCATCAAGGATCGCGTACGCATCAAGCACGTCGAAGTCCTCTCGGATGATTGGTACGTGCTGCGCAAGACCACCTACGACTACCTCGGCCGCAACGGCCAATGGCGCGAGCTGACGCGCGAGACCTACGACCGTGGCAACGGCGCCACCATCCTGCTGTACAGCAAGGCCAAGCAGACCGTGGTGTTGACCCGGCAATTCCGCTTCCCGGCCTTCGTCAACGGGCACGACGACTTGTTGATAGAAACTTGCGCCGGCCTGCTGGATAACGACGACCCGCACACCTGCATCCGCAAGGAAACCCAGGAAGAAACCGGCTATATCATCCAGGACGTGCGCAAAGTGTTCGACGCTTTCATGAGTCCGGGGTCGGTGACTGAGCGGGTGCATTTTTTCGTCGGCGAGTACTTCGATGAAGACAAGCAGCACGCAGGCGGCGGCCTGGAAGCCGAGGGTGAAGAGATCGAAGTGCTGGAAATGTCGCTCGATCAGGCCCTGGACATGATCGAGCGCGGTGAGATTTGCGACGGCAAGACCATCATGCTGTTGCAGTACGCCAAGTTGCATCGGTTGCTGGATTAGCCTTCAGGGCTGCCTGGGGACTGGCTTCACGTCTGCCAAACCGTTCACGGTAGGTGGAGGGTGGCAAACCCACAGCGTTGCGGAAGGCTGCGCGGAAACTTTCCACCGAGCGATACCCACAAGCCTGGGCAATGCTGGCTGTGTGCTGGTCGGTGCTTTCCAGCAGTTCCCGTGCCCGGTTGAGGCGCTCCTGTTGCAGCCAGGCCTTGGGTGCAAGGCCTGTCGTCTCGATGAAGCGTCGCAGGAAGGTGCGCTCGCTCATGGCGACGCGGGCGGCCATGTCGCCCACGCTGGGGGATTGATCCAGGTTTTCGCGAATCCATTGCAAAACACCGCTTAGTTCATTGCGTGGCGACTTGCTCACGGGCGCGACGATGAATTGGGCCTGGCCGCCGGTGCGTTGTGGGGCCATGACCAGGCGCCGGGCCACCGAGTTGGCGACGTGGGTGCCGCAGTCGCGGGCAATCAGATGCAGGCAGGCGTCGATGCCCGCCGCGCTTCCGGCTGAAGTGATCAATTGCCCGGCGTCCACATACAACACGTTCGGGTCGACGTTGATCAGCGGGTAGTGTTCGGCAAGCTCTTGGGCAAATTGCCAATGGGTGGTTGCGGTTTCGCCGTCGAGCAGGCCGGTGGCTGCGAGGACGAATACTCCCGAACAGATCGATAGCAAGCGTGCGCCGCGGGCATGGGCTTTGCGCAAGGCCTGCAACAGGGCTTCGGGAGGCGGCTCCTGACGGCTGCGCCAACCGGGAACGATGATGGTGCGTGCGGTTTCGAGTGCCTCGAGCCCGGCGTCGACGCCAATCTGCAGGCCGCCGAACGCACGCATCGGCCCCTGATCGACGGCCACGACTTGATGGGTGTACCAGGGAATGTCCAGTTCCGGACGCGGCAGGCCGAATATCTCCAGGGCGATACCGAATTCGAATACGCAAAGGCCTTCGTAGGCGAGGATGGCCACTGTTCCTGGAGGTGTCAGCATTTGGCGTAAAGCTACCGTTTATTGTCGTCTGCCGCACTGTAGCGGACTGTCCCGCCCTCCTACAATCGCTGGCAACACCCAGGCTGGCTGCGCCTTGTGACGGTGGCAGCAGCATGACCGATGTCGGCCCGGAACGGGTGGCTGCCAAGGCACGCCTTGTCAGTTTCCGTCGTTCCTCGGCTGCCGAACAACCGACAATCACGCGCATTCTTCTCCCCAATAGTTGTGGATAACGCTATGCGCGCTTTCAACACCGAGGTGGCCCATGACAGCCAGAAATGAATCCGGACAAGGCGTGGCTTTCGGGCTCGGCGCTACGCTGCTTTGGGGATCCTACCCGCTTTGGTACAAACCGCTGGCCGGGCTCGACGCGTACCATCTGCTGTCTTGGCGGGTGGTGTTTGCCGAGCTGTTTCTCGTTGCACTGGTCTTGCTGACCGCACGAGTCTCAACCTTGCGTTCCACGCTTAAGACGGTTCGCCCGGTCAACGTGCTGACGGTCTCTGCGGTATTAGGGCTGTGGTGGCTGATGTACATCTACGCAATCATGACGGGGCGAGTGCTGGAGGTTGCCTTCGGCTATTTCCTCAGCCCGATCATGAGCATGTTGGTGTCACGCCTGGTCTTCAAGGAACGCCTCAGCGTCTTGCAGACCTGGGCCATTTTCCTGGCCGTGGCGGGCGTGACGCTGATGGCGTTCGAGTTGCTGAACCTGCACTCCTTCCCCTGGATCGCCCTGGTCATCGGTTTTTGCTATTCCTTCTACGGCCTCTTCAAGAAGAAGGTCCCGGGCGACCCGGTGGTTATCCAGACGCTCGAGATCGCAGTCCTGCTTCCGTTTGCAGCGGTATTCCTGCTGCTGGCACAGGCCCACGGCGTGGGCCATCAATTCCTGCAGTCAGGCACTCGCGACCTGTTGCTGGTCGCCACGGGGCTGATCACGGTACTGCCCCTGTGGTGGTACAGCCTGGCCGCCAAGCAGCTGTCGATGATCGCGCTGGGCTTCCTGCAATTTGTGCCGCCCATTTGCAACTTCCTGTTGGCTGCGTTCGTTTATGGCGAGCCGGTTTCAGCATTGAAACTGGCGGCATTTTCGTTCATCTGGCTGGCGCTTGCGTTGTTTACCTGGAACTCCATCCGGGCCCAGCGTGCAGCGGCAGCCGCCAACGTGTCCGCGCAGTTGCGTACGGCATGACATACCCGCAGCGCTGTCACTTTCCGGGAATGGCGCAGGTTTTTCAGGATAAGGAATCGAAATGAAGAAAGTCGCCGTGGTGGGCTGCACCGGTGCAGTGGGCATGACCATGCTGCAATTGCTTGAAAATACCGATTATGAAGTGGTG
This window encodes:
- a CDS encoding NUDIX hydrolase is translated as MPTSTAPARDYLHTIDLCVLRLCRETQALEILLNRREAEPFAGHWALPGIVVNGDVEDLTLNDAVERLRSSSKVGMPLAWIEQVGTVGDAFRDPRCWSSSTFYLAIVSEAVQLAEHQGFFPLKDVADASIKLPFDHNSLVAAVQERLLSKALYSSLPLMFLGPEFSAPEAVSIFSVVLDRPVLKTSMRQRLLKMTEAGYLQETGRKKSGDGGRPQRTVENLKPANVYLFDRCFLE
- a CDS encoding methyl-accepting chemotaxis protein, which translates into the protein MGINLKFGHKILLGACVIVMAVFLSFSLFNDHRQQASTREALHRNLQATGQLLGANLDSWLAGRILLIEGAAETIAADPTPQTIGAILSQDIITKTFIASYVGLEDSRFFIHPERVMPDGYDVRQRAWYKDAARSLEPVLTEPYIGAGIDYLIMTQAAPIKVDGKAVGVLGASLSLEQLAKIINAVDLNGIGYAFLVSDDGKILVHPDNTRVTKTLAQAFPEGPPSINSALNEVQENGRTRIVTFTPINGLPSLHWSIGLSVDKDKAYAVLHAFRASALVATLIAMLVTVGLLGLLINALMRPLRSMGSAMQSIADGEGDLTQRLHSLSRDEFGMMAGGFNRFVERIQQSIREVLASSVQLTQLAAQVSQASNASLKSSDTQAALTHNVATAINELGAAAQEIARSAAHASSRASDTRDQTQEGQSVVQRSISAMSQLSSQVVNTRQDIESLNEKTLKIGRILDVIKGISDQTNLLALNAAIEAARAGDAGRGFAVVSDEVRTLAHRTQQSAQEIHSMIEELQAGAGSAVSAMLESQRHSDDNVTTARLAGERLNRVLMGIGEIDEINLSVATATEEQTSVVDNLDRDISHINDLNQEMVGNLQSTLQACTELENQSRRLQQMVNTFKI
- the ftrA gene encoding transcriptional regulator FtrA → MLTPPGTVAILAYEGLCVFEFGIALEIFGLPRPELDIPWYTHQVVAVDQGPMRAFGGLQIGVDAGLEALETARTIIVPGWRSRQEPPPEALLQALRKAHARGARLLSICSGVFVLAATGLLDGETATTHWQFAQELAEHYPLINVDPNVLYVDAGQLITSAGSAAGIDACLHLIARDCGTHVANSVARRLVMAPQRTGGQAQFIVAPVSKSPRNELSGVLQWIRENLDQSPSVGDMAARVAMSERTFLRRFIETTGLAPKAWLQQERLNRARELLESTDQHTASIAQACGYRSVESFRAAFRNAVGLPPSTYRERFGRREASPQAALKANPATDATWRTATA
- the pncB gene encoding nicotinate phosphoribosyltransferase, yielding MDSAFDSNSGTIQSLLDTDYYTFTMMQAVLHQHPNVEVEYQFIVRSKERLGHLIPDIRVELEKLAGLQLREGEQRFLFNKRFREYLTSDFEQFLGLFRFNLRYIHVSEVDGQLHIRVRGPMLHCIMFEQPVLAMVSELRNREKYPEVELADVTRKLYQKFEWLEKNASREELAEFRVSDFSTRRRLSFRAQREVVNIMRSDFPGVFVGTSNAHLAYEFDLPLIGTMAHQWLMVHQQLGRLRESQNAALENWVHEYRGRLGIALTDCISTDFFLKDFDLYFAKLYDGLRQDSGDPIVWADKVLKRYQELGVDPRTKDLMFSDGLNFEKCLPILRHVRGKARFGFGMGTSLACDVDGVEPLSIVMKLVRVHGEPVVKFSDDPIKNVCEDASFLRYAAQVFNVALINPQLGA
- a CDS encoding alpha/beta hydrolase, with amino-acid sequence MSLILRVCALLLLSQIALAGPLMEAIKERRAERQQDSAPLKLPAGATRLKDLPYGPNNRERLDVYLPPKPSNAPIIFMVHGGAWRTGDKDAQQVVSNKVSRWVAKGFIFVSANYPLLPDTKPLQQAQEVAKALAMTQANAASWGGSANHVIVMGHSAGAHLVALLAASPSLAAAQGVKPWLGTVALDSAALDVEKIMQARHMPFYDEAFGSDPTYWQQTSPSYVLANGAAPMLAVCSTRRDVACEQAHLFATHATALTVSVNVLELGMTHKEINQLLGTPGAYTEEVERFMARLDIDVAKRLGR
- the nadE gene encoding ammonia-dependent NAD(+) synthetase, yielding MTTLVQERIARELGIDRQLTRGGEATEIARRIEFIKQILRESGCKSLVLGISGGVDSLTAGRLCQLAVEQLREEDYEARFIAVRLPYKAQADEQDAQACLDFIRPDVITTSNIAACVDGLMGSIAIDGLQPSAELTDFAKGNAKARARMLAQYAIANLSNGLVVGTDHGAEAVMGFFTKFGDGACDLAPLSGLTKTQVRLLADTLGAPANLVRKAPTADLEDLAPGKLDEVAYGCSYEEIDGYLMGEVVSPQARQIIERAYLKTAHKRALPRVPPTRL
- the nudK gene encoding GDP-mannose pyrophosphatase NudK; translated protein: MTQAIGIKDRVRIKHVEVLSDDWYVLRKTTYDYLGRNGQWRELTRETYDRGNGATILLYSKAKQTVVLTRQFRFPAFVNGHDDLLIETCAGLLDNDDPHTCIRKETQEETGYIIQDVRKVFDAFMSPGSVTERVHFFVGEYFDEDKQHAGGGLEAEGEEIEVLEMSLDQALDMIERGEICDGKTIMLLQYAKLHRLLD
- a CDS encoding nicotinamidase → MNSLTRKTASFDVDAQKSFTPLCPDELPVPGGDQIAGELNFIASLASLRIGSKDAHSPLAPWMVADHAQMFVPTGLEHADITWVSHCVPGTEGFALLDQLPSPYDYDYFVWKGVEPDLHPYGACYHDLHGKLSTGVIEYLNGLGVQQVIVGGLALDFCVKTTALQLAAAGFEVIIHLPACRAISEEGAIQAIQDMQQAGISVALTREETIRLANA
- a CDS encoding adenylyltransferase/cytidyltransferase family protein, which translates into the protein MFEIALYGGAFNPPHAGHAQVMIEASRLARRVLVVPSFRHPYGKQMVDYDVRLNWLESIVEKVQPLCCAEVRASRVEQVVARGVEGAIYSYTLLAHLADSLALDGKRIALVVGRDVADRLPTFYRGQELLERFSILCVEEKIHVRSTVVRERLALGEPLPSDWMAPGMNPLNYDLYATHGNRHAH
- the rarD gene encoding EamA family transporter RarD; its protein translation is MTARNESGQGVAFGLGATLLWGSYPLWYKPLAGLDAYHLLSWRVVFAELFLVALVLLTARVSTLRSTLKTVRPVNVLTVSAVLGLWWLMYIYAIMTGRVLEVAFGYFLSPIMSMLVSRLVFKERLSVLQTWAIFLAVAGVTLMAFELLNLHSFPWIALVIGFCYSFYGLFKKKVPGDPVVIQTLEIAVLLPFAAVFLLLAQAHGVGHQFLQSGTRDLLLVATGLITVLPLWWYSLAAKQLSMIALGFLQFVPPICNFLLAAFVYGEPVSALKLAAFSFIWLALALFTWNSIRAQRAAAAANVSAQLRTA